The Planococcus versutus genome contains a region encoding:
- a CDS encoding AraC family transcriptional regulator, producing the protein MNIITAPSIQETISKIFMNETENLNQIDGLDRFFEVETQLMYEIHHLEKERAKETLRELIDMLSLRSEKDIIRSIRNYYIILSSVMARKLYEMRVPPKKAFAFNSACVELVDKHMSDSEFMFVADELIEFFVSIISERKQPSFGHQTVNKVVIYINDEVERDLSVEEIAKHFSISTSHLSRIFREHAGITLVEYLNVRRVEESQYYLRHSDKGISEISKQFHFCNQSYFTRIFKKYTEVTPKQFRDSQHIPYFRYTLPNAK; encoded by the coding sequence ATGAATATTATTACAGCACCTTCCATTCAAGAAACTATTTCTAAAATTTTTATGAATGAAACCGAGAATTTAAACCAAATTGATGGGTTAGACAGATTTTTTGAAGTTGAAACACAGTTAATGTACGAAATTCACCATCTTGAAAAAGAGCGTGCAAAAGAAACACTGAGAGAGTTAATTGACATGCTCTCACTTCGTTCAGAAAAAGACATTATACGATCTATTCGTAATTATTACATCATCCTGTCTTCAGTTATGGCACGTAAACTTTACGAAATGCGCGTACCACCTAAAAAAGCATTCGCGTTCAATTCTGCATGCGTAGAATTGGTCGATAAACATATGAGTGATTCAGAGTTTATGTTTGTAGCAGATGAATTGATTGAGTTTTTCGTCTCGATTATTTCTGAACGTAAGCAACCTTCTTTTGGCCATCAAACTGTAAACAAAGTGGTTATTTACATTAACGATGAAGTTGAACGTGATTTATCAGTTGAAGAAATCGCGAAGCATTTTAGTATTTCAACAAGTCATTTGTCACGAATTTTTAGAGAACATGCAGGAATTACACTTGTCGAATACTTAAACGTTCGTCGAGTAGAAGAGTCGCAATACTATCTTCGTCATTCCGATAAAGGGATTTCGGAAATTTCTAAACAATTCCATTTCTGCAATCAAAGCTATTTCACACGAATCTTTAAAAAATATACAGAAGTTACACCAAAACAATTTCGCGATAGCCAACACATTCCGTATTTCCGGTATACATTACCAAATGCTAAGTAA
- a CDS encoding MFS transporter, with product MRIFIYIIIFFSFFDLFAQLPIMSTYAVSLGAGPFIAGLAVGMYSLSNTFGNIISGIFSDRKGPFAILVIGLLSTSTALFSYSLIDGPYSLLVVRFLHGLTAGLIVPAAFTYLANRTKIEKRGRGSALSGAFIGLAAIIGPAYGAIYTSRNSVSETMLLTGILIFIVGFAAFIALRQTTITKEQVAKNTVSLIDILKNKGLLRSFSGAFFLMFSQGVLAYMLPLKVEELGFDSQLSGLLLSTFGVSAILVFLLPVNRIFDMAKPIYTLIAGFAVMSASLFFLSAVLTEPLLYLSMCIYGIGFALLFPSINSILIDSTDTLSRGRSYGYFYAFFSAGVVVGSSITGALALNPDQGFVFSACLLLTAALVNTLTHKK from the coding sequence TTGCGCATTTTCATTTACATCATTATCTTTTTTTCTTTTTTCGATTTGTTTGCCCAACTCCCGATTATGAGTACATATGCTGTATCATTAGGCGCTGGTCCTTTTATTGCTGGATTAGCCGTAGGCATGTATTCGTTATCTAATACATTTGGAAACATCATCTCAGGAATTTTCTCCGATCGAAAAGGTCCTTTTGCAATTTTAGTAATTGGTCTTTTATCAACAAGTACTGCTTTGTTCTCTTATTCATTGATTGATGGTCCCTATAGTTTGCTAGTTGTTCGATTTCTTCACGGTCTGACAGCTGGACTCATCGTTCCCGCCGCGTTTACTTATTTGGCTAATCGGACAAAAATAGAAAAACGAGGTAGAGGGTCCGCACTATCGGGTGCCTTTATTGGCTTGGCGGCCATTATTGGTCCAGCTTATGGAGCTATCTATACGAGTCGCAATAGCGTTTCTGAAACAATGCTTTTAACTGGCATATTGATTTTCATCGTTGGTTTTGCAGCTTTTATAGCATTGCGCCAAACCACTATTACAAAAGAGCAAGTGGCTAAAAACACTGTTTCTTTAATTGATATTTTAAAAAACAAAGGCTTGTTACGCTCTTTTTCAGGTGCGTTTTTTCTTATGTTCTCTCAAGGTGTACTTGCTTATATGCTTCCTTTAAAAGTTGAAGAACTTGGTTTTGATTCGCAACTTAGTGGTTTATTATTAAGTACGTTCGGAGTTTCGGCAATTCTGGTCTTTTTATTGCCTGTTAATCGCATTTTCGATATGGCAAAACCTATTTATACATTAATCGCAGGTTTTGCTGTTATGAGTGCATCGCTGTTCTTTTTAAGTGCAGTTTTAACTGAACCGTTACTTTATCTCAGCATGTGTATTTATGGAATTGGGTTTGCGTTATTGTTCCCATCCATCAATTCTATTTTAATTGATTCTACAGACACTTTGTCTCGAGGACGATCTTATGGTTATTTTTACGCTTTTTTCTCTGCTGGCGTAGTTGTTGGTTCAAGTATTACGGGTGCCTTAGCCTTGAACCCTGATCAAGGATTTGTCTTTAGCGCTTGTTTGCTACTCACTGCAGCGTTAGTTAATACGCTAACGCACAAAAAATAA
- a CDS encoding M15 family metallopeptidase, which produces MKSVDRAKQKNKKIYIKWVGIGLSVIIAAVAAMWFYINNWDVEKSMKSLAEAITTEESITEMPKEDAEKPTEKKPVEKPAEKPVEKPVEKSADATIYSESELPKEPTIIKGVLLANKQHPLPATYAPGEIPEARAAFETMKAAAAKEGIHLNAFSTYRDFARQKQLYENYVAKDGQQAADRYSARPGYSEHQTGLTFDIGEAGKEQHWASSSFGDTEGGKWLAANSQEYGFILRYPKEKEKITGYMHESWHFRYVGKDIALEIYKKEITLEEYLGI; this is translated from the coding sequence ATGAAGTCAGTAGATCGCGCAAAACAAAAAAATAAAAAAATTTATATAAAATGGGTGGGGATTGGTCTGTCAGTAATAATAGCTGCTGTAGCCGCAATGTGGTTTTACATAAATAATTGGGACGTTGAAAAAAGTATGAAATCTTTAGCAGAAGCCATTACAACTGAAGAGTCAATAACAGAAATGCCAAAAGAAGATGCAGAAAAACCAACTGAAAAAAAACCAGTAGAAAAACCAGCAGAAAAACCAGTAGAAAAACCAGTGGAAAAATCGGCGGATGCTACTATTTATTCGGAAAGTGAACTGCCAAAAGAGCCTACTATTATCAAAGGTGTGCTATTGGCTAATAAACAACATCCACTGCCTGCGACTTATGCACCTGGTGAAATACCAGAAGCACGAGCAGCTTTTGAAACGATGAAAGCAGCAGCAGCTAAAGAAGGCATCCATTTAAATGCTTTTAGTACGTATCGTGATTTTGCACGGCAAAAGCAATTATACGAAAATTATGTAGCGAAAGATGGTCAGCAAGCAGCCGATCGATACAGTGCGCGTCCTGGATATTCCGAACATCAAACAGGGCTGACTTTTGATATTGGTGAAGCTGGAAAAGAACAGCATTGGGCATCTTCATCGTTTGGGGATACAGAAGGTGGCAAATGGCTCGCAGCCAACAGTCAAGAGTATGGATTTATTTTGCGTTATCCTAAAGAGAAAGAAAAGATTACCGGTTATATGCATGAATCCTGGCATTTTCGTTATGTTGGAAAAGATATTGCTCTAGAAATTTATAAAAAAGAGATAACACTTGAAGAATATTTGGGTATTTAA
- a CDS encoding diacylglycerol/lipid kinase family protein yields the protein MKKAMFILNPSAGKEQAADYREQVEKTLSSMGYEVDTRETQKQKDATHFAEEACEKEYDFVVAMGGDGTINEAVSGLAEKKHQPLFSLIPLGTVNDFARALGISLDPPEAIEALKTGYEKRVDIAKVDKHYFMNILAIGDIAESTYEVDSEQKTKLGALAYFIEGVKAIAAESETYFEVEHDHGTWSGEAKLILAALTNSVGGFEKLAPQALTDDGLLHLYIVKNAALPAFLRIATSAIRGKLEEDPAVEVVHTTKVSIKTSEPLSSNIDGDEGCTTPFVIEVLPKHIRALIPPEKA from the coding sequence ATGAAAAAAGCAATGTTTATATTAAATCCATCTGCTGGAAAAGAACAAGCAGCTGACTACCGAGAACAAGTAGAAAAAACGCTATCTTCTATGGGTTATGAAGTGGATACAAGAGAAACACAAAAACAAAAAGATGCCACTCATTTTGCAGAAGAAGCATGCGAAAAAGAATACGATTTTGTTGTAGCTATGGGTGGAGATGGCACAATTAATGAGGCGGTCTCTGGATTGGCTGAAAAAAAGCACCAGCCTCTATTCTCACTGATTCCACTAGGCACAGTCAACGATTTTGCTCGTGCGTTGGGAATTTCCTTAGATCCTCCAGAAGCAATTGAAGCATTAAAAACCGGTTATGAAAAGCGAGTAGATATAGCTAAGGTTGATAAACATTATTTCATGAATATATTGGCCATTGGTGATATTGCGGAGTCCACTTATGAAGTGGATTCCGAACAAAAAACTAAATTAGGAGCTTTAGCTTATTTTATTGAAGGTGTAAAAGCAATTGCTGCAGAGTCTGAAACTTATTTTGAAGTTGAACATGATCACGGTACGTGGTCTGGAGAAGCCAAGTTGATATTAGCCGCTTTAACCAATTCAGTTGGAGGATTTGAAAAACTAGCACCACAAGCTTTGACAGATGATGGATTGCTCCATCTTTACATTGTGAAAAATGCTGCTTTACCCGCTTTTTTGCGTATTGCGACTTCGGCAATTCGAGGGAAACTAGAAGAAGATCCAGCAGTAGAAGTCGTTCATACCACGAAAGTATCCATTAAAACAAGTGAACCTCTATCTAGTAACATTGATGGCGATGAGGGGTGTACAACACCATTCGTTATAGAAGTATTACCAAAACATATTCGTGCACTAATTCCACCGGAAAAAGCATAA
- the yidC gene encoding membrane protein insertase YidC, protein MKKKITLLTMMVLAAILLSGCSAIENQEGFFYNFFVKPFDFSLNYLGDLFGGSYGLAIVVITIIIRLVLMPFMLRTYKRQQGMKVKMDVMRPEMEDIQKRIKETKDKEEQMKLQQEMMGLYKKHEVNPLNMGCLPVVIQMPIIMGLYFAILHSPDVQAHEFLWFSLGSPDVIMTLIAGAVYFFQAKVSLWTMPEQQQKQMKLFVYISPIMIMFISFTSMAALPVYWTVGGILLITQTFIGRKFYSNHPEKALEAVEEKKE, encoded by the coding sequence TTGAAAAAGAAAATTACATTATTGACGATGATGGTACTAGCAGCTATCCTCTTAAGTGGCTGTTCGGCTATAGAAAACCAAGAAGGGTTCTTTTATAACTTCTTTGTGAAGCCATTTGACTTCTCGCTGAATTATTTAGGCGACTTGTTTGGCGGTAGTTATGGTCTTGCTATTGTGGTCATCACTATTATTATTCGTTTGGTCTTAATGCCATTTATGCTGCGGACATATAAACGCCAGCAGGGAATGAAAGTCAAAATGGATGTGATGCGTCCTGAAATGGAAGACATCCAGAAACGTATAAAAGAAACAAAAGACAAAGAAGAACAAATGAAATTGCAACAGGAAATGATGGGACTTTATAAAAAGCATGAAGTAAATCCGTTGAATATGGGCTGTTTACCTGTCGTAATCCAAATGCCAATCATTATGGGTCTTTATTTTGCTATTCTGCACTCACCAGATGTTCAAGCGCATGAATTTTTATGGTTTAGTCTGGGTTCACCAGATGTTATTATGACGTTGATCGCCGGTGCCGTTTATTTCTTCCAAGCCAAAGTATCGCTATGGACAATGCCTGAACAACAACAAAAACAAATGAAACTGTTTGTTTACATTTCACCAATCATGATTATGTTTATTTCGTTTACATCAATGGCGGCTTTACCAGTTTACTGGACAGTCGGAGGGATTCTGTTAATTACCCAAACGTTTATTGGGCGTAAATTCTATTCAAATCATCCAGAAAAAGCACTCGAAGCTGTAGAAGAGAAAAAAGAATAA